In Aspergillus flavus chromosome 3, complete sequence, one genomic interval encodes:
- a CDS encoding DNA polymerase ligase-domain-containing protein, producing MKRYRDSQRTSPPHTQPTIEDNDVPKLSSLDAPVSPPRKRSTTKATHSSNALSNLNSPEQQTEAASNKERLNLAAIEAGQVVVTDHLSIFSSRLSQSARPAVSQSPRLQIPDWVSLYQCNQSPEGRHFVIHQHDHPVAGPHYDLRLQFSDSSSVSWSIMYGLPGNPNSRRLNRNATETRVHCLWNHLIETASPRTGSMIIWDTGEYEILPYQPEQTQPETDDSRSDLSSDTSISTVDSKPDSAKLHQAFQNRKIRLRLHGTKLPQNYTIILRLDKNINFKRNPTTPRKRRRRMIPNLKRGPSTSSSDSSPPPSKSDSTGTPAPGVSDQTPSASETPGGEHSDEEDDIDEQIRANNAYPGAVNSIGSVHQRRWFVTLDRVNSGFVAEAGSGPGRKRWVRKWDPGTGQLLGFEPFYVRGPEVESSVVTGRLGRDVLEDEGVEGFVPRRGWRAVLE from the exons ATGAAGCGTTATCGCGATTCACAACGAACATCGCCACCACACACACAGCCTACCATAGAAGACAATGACGTCCCCAAACTCTCTAGTCTTGACGCGCCAGTATCCCCCCCTAGGAAACGGTCCACAACAAAGGCTACACATTCGAGCAATGCCTTGTCAAACTTGAATTCGCCAGAGCAACAAACCGAAGCAGCCTCTAATAAAGAGCGCCTCAATCTAGCCGCCATCGAAGCAGGCCAGGTCGTAGTCACCGATCACCtatccatcttctcttctcgacTCAGCCAATCCGCCCGTCCTGCAGTATCACAATCACCTCGATTGCAGATCCCAGACTGGGTATCCCTGTACCAGTGCAACCAGTCTCCAGAAGGAAGACACTTCGTCATCCATCAGCATGACCACCCTGTTGCCGGACCGCATTATGATCTCCGGTTGCAGTTCTCAGACTCTAGTTCTGTCAGCTGGTCTATCATGTATGGATTACCCGGTAACCCTAACAGTCGACGATTGAACCGCAATGCAACGGAAACAAGGGTGCATTGTTTATGG AATCATCTCATCGAAACCGCATCCCCCCGAACAGGAAGCATGATTATCTGGGACACAGGGGAATATGAAATTCTCCCCTACCAGCCCGAACAAACACAACCTGAAACAGACGACTCCCGATCCGATCTCTCCTCAGATACATCCATCTCAACAGTAGACTCGAAACCCGATAGTGCAAAGCTCCACCAAGCGTTTCAGAAC CGCAAAATCCGCCTCCGTCTCCACGGAACAAAACTCCCCCAAAACTACACTATCATCCTCCGTCTGGACAAAAACATAAACTTCAAAAGAAACCCCACCACACCCCGAAAACGGCGTCGTCGAATGATCCCAAACCTTAAAAGAGGACCTAGTACCTCCTCCTCTGATTCCTCGCCACCTCCATCTAAGAGTGATTCAACAGGAACGCCGGCTCCTGGCGTTTCGGATCAAACCCCATCTGCGTCTGAGACTCCCGGTGGAGAACActcggatgaagaagatgatataGACGAACAGATTCGGGCTAATAATGCCTATCCTGGGGCGGTTAACTCCATTGGGTCGGTTCATCAGCGGAGATGGTTTGTTACTCTTGACCGGGTGAATTCGGGATTCGTGGCTGAGGCTGGGTCTGGACCTGGTAGAAAGAGGTGGGTGAGGAAATGGGATCCTGGAACGGGGCAATTGTTGGGGTTTGAGCCGTTTTATGTTCGGGGGCCTGAGGTTGAGAGCAGTGTTGTTACTGGGAGGTTGGGGAGAGATgtcttggaggatgagggtgtGGAGGGTTTTGTGCCTAGACGGGGGTGGAGGGCTGTTTTGGAGTGA